A single window of Aphidius gifuensis isolate YNYX2018 linkage group LG1, ASM1490517v1, whole genome shotgun sequence DNA harbors:
- the LOC122847619 gene encoding uncharacterized protein LOC122847619, with amino-acid sequence MLLPVPERIDMEKVCTKWKEACQLAWYNIKKYKCESSIGRCYDNRLLTQSYLKKILLRCGNYLKELSLSDVCDSSIMPFVGDHCRNLTSLKCKFDVDSLELDADHFVQAFTQLDKLKCIKITIDHNYSNKTINLSAIIDSLPEAINEFHLFFERRQNQELNIIPMTVQRFRSLKKLTLVGFCLDNIILKEIADITTLVHLNIELHSNIHSNLTLFNKLVNLEYIHLTKGTWHNLFPAEILNTIFCTCKNLKHLDIPLGPYNVAEIPRKKWINFQNLEHLGITCHIMPDLANTIVKYCKNLKHLGIIHGYQIIDNTALKKLTELKNLECLMLGPGELHEESIIAILNNCKKLKRLEIFGCTIVPSINGNSFYSPSVLDEFSKLQSLEHLNLGYAENLNDSTITAIANNCKNLKSLDVKICLGLTETALVALTNLEKLEKLDVSYLRIITDSFLIKLKGIKKLRCNRCKKLTDVGIIQFIKNNPDLEMIDISGIKHITIDMVIAADQATKNRTNGIILHIRISNPSIIQASKSIITSQWLVVE; translated from the exons ATGCTGCTGCCAGTACCAGAAAGGATAGACATGGAAAAAG tttgtaccaaatggaaagaggcatgtcaactagcttggtataacattaaaaaatacaaatgtgaatcatcaattggacgttgTTACGATAAccgtttgttgacacaatcatacctcaagaaaatattattaagatgtggtAATTATCTGAAGGAATTGTCTCTCTCAGATGTATGTGATTCAAGTATTATGCCATTTGTTGGTGATCACTGTAGAAATCTAACAAGtcttaaatgtaaatttgacGTTGATTCGTTAGAACTTGATGCTGATCACTTTGTTCAGGCATTTACACAGTTGGATAAACTAAAATGCATCAAAATAACGATAGATCACAACTACTCGAATAAGACAATTAATCTCTCTGCAATAATTGATAGTCTTCCAGAAGCAATtaatgaatttcatttattctttGAACGTCGCCAGAATCAAGAACTAAATATAATTCCTATG actGTTCAAAGATTCAGAagtcttaaaaaattaacattagtTGGCTTCTGTCTAGACAACATAATTCTTAAAGAAATAGCAGACATTACAACACTTGTTCATCTTAACATTGAACTACATAGTAATATACACAGCAACCTTACTCTATTTAATAAACTCGTTAATTTGGAGTATATTCACTTAACGAAGGGTACTTGGCACAACCTCTTCCCTGCAGAAATactcaatactattttttgtacatgcaaaaatctaaaacatcttgatattccaCTTGGTCCTTATAATGTAGCTGAAATTCCCCGcaaaaaatggataaacttTCAAAACTTGGAACATCTTGGTATTACTTGTCATATAATGCCTGACTTggcaaatacaattgttaaatattgcaagaatttaaaacatttggGGATAATTCATGGTTATCAGATTATTGATAATACtgctttaaaaaagttaacagagttgaaaaatcttgaatgtttaatgCTTGGTCCAGGCGAGCTCCATGAGGAATCAATAATAgcaattttaaacaattgtaaaaaacttaaacgtcTAGAAATTTTTGGTTGCACTATAGTACCATCTATTAATGGTAACTCATTTTATTCTCCATCTGTTCTTGATGAgttttcaaaattacaaagcCTTGAACATCTAAACTTGGGTTATGCAGAAAATCTTAACGATAGTACAATTACtgctattgctaataattgtaagaACCTAAAAAGTTTAGATGTCAAAATTTGTTTAGGTCTTACTGAAACAGCTCTCGTTGCTTTAACAAACTtggaaaaattagaaaaactaGATGTAAGCTATCTTCGTATAATTACAGACAGCTTCCTTATCAAATtgaaaggaataaaaaaattacgttgTAATAGGTGCAAGAAACTAACTGATGttggtattattcaatttataaaaaataatccagatcttgAAATGATTGATATTAG